A stretch of DNA from Juglans microcarpa x Juglans regia isolate MS1-56 chromosome 5D, Jm3101_v1.0, whole genome shotgun sequence:
acattagattagtcatcacactctctataataataaaatattattatttatattattttattttattttcataatcttcgaTAACCTCCAacaaatcatattcatttttattttcacaatctaacaatttataatataataatctcatatgtatatagatggtaaaatctcacatcaataaaaatctcatatctataatataataatctcaaaaaatacttttaaacttgctatagtttttttcatatttgaaaagaagaataaatttactgtagctaatagtttggatgaaaacaatttaactaattcaatgtggaacaaatatggatgatatttgttaaatttgaagatgaaaagatatttaactaatccaatgccAATACTAGCGTATTTCGCTTCAATGTCTGTTTCTAAATGATTGAACTGACTTTAATGATTTGGTTGGtggataaaaattatatcaaatttatTCTAGTAGTTATCGTGTAATAATGGAGAGATGATATTTGCAGTAATAGAGTGTGCAAACCATGCTCAATTCCTTTGTAAAAAGTGAGTAAATGCgggatccatatgaaaaaaattaatttttaaatagtagaccttactattttttaaaatgattgtgtgATTCTTACGCACTCTACGACTAGCATTACTTGCCATTATTGCTGCCTGCTAAGGATTGCTgataattttctaaatattaGCTGGAGTGGGAGTGGAATACAAGCTTTGAATATGATGATCATATTCAAGAAGCATTCTCGAGTGAGATAACCAAACGGtaatatgatttttgtgatatttatCAGGTCAATACCAAAATTAGGTAGAAAGAGAGACTGAATTTGTGCTTATGGAATCCGTTGATATTGACATTTGCCACCATTGTTTCCTTACAATTTTTGTGGGTCACCGTACTTTTTTCTGTAGACATCATAGCAAATACAATaatactctttctttttctgtagACATCatagcaaataaaataatactctCTTAAAGGGTAAATGACTTTTATGTAAGAGTCCCACTTTCATTCTATTCTCGAGAGAGAACGGAGGGAGCAATAGGATAGGAACTAGGAAGTACCCTGTGCATGTGCTTCGCGATATACATGAGCACATGGCATATGGTCACTACAGACGAATGTAATTTGTTTCACATTTTAGGTTGTGTGCGCGGTAGAAAGAAGCataaatatatgcatgcatattcatgaGAAATTGAAAGGCTCTAACTTAGTTGATGACTGTATTTTCTTTAATATGAAAATggagttcttatttttttccccacTTTAATTTAAGATGAAGCTAAAAGGAAGTATTTTAATGGCAAATTTTTATGCTTCGTTTGGAAATatatttatctcaactcattattacaacttttttaaattctaatacaaaatataataaacaattcaatttttttaaatctcaaaataataataataataataataataaataatattctaataatattttatcaactcaactcaatttaacttaactcatttcaacatccaaatgcactCTTAGTGTTGCTGACTCCAAACATTTTTTGTTGCGTTCTAATGATTGCAGTTGCTAGTACATCTACACGTCCTCGAACTTTTAgactgttctctctctctctcgctctctctctctctcatatgcaTGGACACTTGATTTGTAGTAACACAAATTATGACCAATTTAAAGTGCCCTCAATTCGGCAACTATAAATAGTCTCTTGGTCGGCTCTCCCTTTTGTTTTCTCAGAGTAGTTACTTGTTCTTATGCATAACTCTTGCCTTATACTCGATGGTATCAGCAAGAAGTTGAGCATGAAATGGAAGAACCTGAAGACGAATCTGGAGAAGGAAGAATCTGACGAATCTGTAGGAAAGAACGAAGTTAGTAACGATGACCAATTTTTatgttgaattctttatttCCTTGTGTTTTGGGTTGTCTGATTGATGTGTCCTATCAACATGAAATCCATGTCTTTCTCTCCAATAATGTTAGCAGAAGCGGAAAATCCTAATTTGGTAAAGCCAAAGTCCTTGAAAGCTAGAGATCTTGATGTAAGTTCCACCCAATCATCTCATACATTCTTCATTGTTAGTTTTGAAAGAAAAGTAATGTGTTTTTCTCTTGTGCAGTTGGGGAAAACAACTGAACTTTCAAGGCGTGAAAGGTTTGTGAATGGACACTTCCATTCTTCAAGGAGATGATCTATGATCCGTTTCTGGAGTAATTCATTGtctttgaaaaagagaactTTGGTTTTCTGTAATTATTTTCTGTCCAATGGTGATAATATCTTGGATAGTAGTTGAACATCACAAAGCTTTAATGGAGTACATACTTCTATTCAATGTTAAAGATTTAGCATGCGAAGCAGTTGTTTTTACCTTGAGTTTTTGTTTATGTTGGACAGAGCAGTTAGAGAAACAGAAGGCTCATGAGCGATATATGAAATTGCAAGAACAGGGGAAAACAGAACAAGCTAGGAAAGATTTAGGTAATTGATCATTATAAACTACTTATTACTTAATCAACTGTGACAGCTTtaagtgttttgtttttgtgttgtgTGTGTGATTGGAAGGCATACCTGTTTTTGCTATACGATAAAACAAATTGGCTTGTAGTATTAATGTTATGGAACTACAAATTAATAAGATTGTATTTATGGTTACAAATACTAATAATGCTTCGGACTTGTCAGACATTGGCCGAATCTTGATGGCCTATTGACAGGACTAAATAGAAGCCTCATGGGTATGGGCATGAAATTTACCAGTTTGTATTACTTTTTAGGGCGTGCCTTCATTATGCCCCTCATGCACGTTagtaatataaaaatttcaacttttttggtgttttcttttggtttCTCATGCAGAGCGTTTATCCCTTATACGTCAACAAAGGGCAGAAGCTGCCAAAAAGCGAGAAGAAGAAAGGGCTGGTAAGATATTGGGACCTTTATAGGTTGCCTTGTCTTTTGTTTCCTAGTATTTAACGTCTTGAAATTGATAATGTGTCCATTGTTTCAGCCAAGGAACTGAACAAGGCAGAAGCTCGCAAATGACCTCCAGGAAATTGTTATGCCGAAGTTGTGTTGTCCTAGGttcaagaaaaatctactaTTTGTTTAGTTGCTAGTACATTGATAATTGAACATTATTAGTACATATTGATTGTGTAAACAAGTTTTTTCCCTACTTTCGGCTCAGTAATCTGGACATgttattttaaaaggaaatataAATCTGTATACAAGATTTCTATACGAATATATATTTGGAACTTTACAGGAGACGTGCATGACCATCGACCATCGTGACGGAACCCCCCTTCACTCTCAACGTAGGTGTTCCTGAAATTGATACCGAGTCGGCATCTTTTCCGACATTCTATGTTTATCTGGAGCAATTTGATGACATGGTGtgcaaatagagtttttcatttaaaaaatacagCTACTTTGCTCTTGGTCTaagcttaaaaaataaatttaaaaaatctattgaTCTAGATCAACGTTTTGACATTCCTTATGCGAGAAGTTCTGATGCTTTTATTGGTGTGAAGATGGAGCTCAAAGATTCTCCATGTTTCAGCCACATGAAACAACTGCGGAAATATCTATTACATGCGATTCCTCCTCCCTAACTTTGACATCTTGAGATTAGCATTAGCTCTTCTACCATTTTCCAATCCTGCCGTCTCTCTAGAACTATAAATACCATCTGGTTTTCTGCAGCTGAATAAATATTCTGTAGTCAGACGTCACACACATGGATCATCATCATGTGCAAAGACGACCGTAAACGAGACGCCCTTTATTAGGATATTGTCTATTCCTGGGGAGGCTGCTTTACCGTGGGATTGTCCCGGGGACTTTCGTTCCGTTCATAAAACGTGCAAGTTTCCTGTATAATTGTGGCATATTGCAGCTATCACAGGGGATTCTTCTCCAACATCTCGGTCGAAGTTGGCGTTTGAAATCATTGTCTGGCGGTGGAGTCCGGGAGTCTCCTCTGGGATGGGGCAGATTGACAGTGGGCCGGTGGTGTAGGCACTAGGCACGCCCTCACCCTCACTTTGTCGCATAAAAAATCAGAATGCAAGCATTTGTTCATGATATACAGAGGAAATAAcatcattataatattacatCGAAGCTAGTCCTCGAGCATCCACAGCCTAAAACAGCCAAACTCAATATAAAACCAGAGTAGAATAATTTTAGTAATACAATATGGTAAATGTGGGGACGCAGGTTGTTCAAATTgaatcaaagaaaataacagGCACATATCTTATGGATCCTAAATTTTGACTGACATAGCCCAAAGTTCACTCATGTTTGCAAAGTATAATGCTCAAACAGTCAATAATCTGTTGACACAGCATTTCTTTCACTCAGGCTGATCTCTACAAGAATTTGGACAGAGCATAGAATTCCAAAGATGATATATAATTTAGATCTCATCTCCATTTTAAGCAGAGCAACATCCCACTTTCTTCACAGCTGATACATCATCCTTGGTTCCGACATTGATTGTTTGCCCTTTGGGCAAGGCTGCTGGGTCATCCCCTATATCAAGGGCCTTCCTGCTTACAACGTGATAAATTTGGGTCAGCACTTCTGTGAAGGCATTCTCAACATTCATGGACTCGAGGGCAGATGTCTCCATGAAAAAGGAGCTTTCTCTTTCAGCAAAAGCCTTGGCATCTTCAGTGGCAACTGCTCGTAGGTGGCGCAAGTCTGCTTTGTTTCCCACAAGCATGATCACAATGTTGGCATCTGTATGATCCCGAAGCTCCTTCAACCATCTCTCCACATTTTCAAATGTAACATGTCGGGTAACGTCATAGACTAGTAAAGCACCAACAGCACCTCGATAATAGGCACTCGTAATTGCACGATACCTTTAGCAAAGAATGTGCAAAAAAACTGAATATATTCAATTATTATCGACTAAATAGAGCATGATGCACCCAAGTTGATCTGGGgctcaaataaaaaagaggatGCTGCCAGCTTTAAGTTTAATGGGAGCTTTTTATTAAGCCCAAAATAGCGGGGTCTTGTTCTAAAAAACATCCACTTGAACAGGCCTAAAAACAGGCCGTACTATCAAGAACAGAACAGTGCTATGATGTTAAAGAAAAATGACTACAACTTACAGAAAAGCTTCTCTTACTCAGACCAtcgttttctcttccttttcagTCTTACCTTTACCTGTTTTTCGCAcccttattgaaaaaaaaaacattttcaagatCCTAGCATGTCTTACATCACAGAAATATCACAACTAATTTCGAGGGTGCACTggcctcggcaaggagtttcccacaagtgcatatcaagtaattcaagaaaaaattctCCCTGTTCAGTACTCCTAAAAATTGTTTCCACCCAAGGGTTCCAACCTTAGACCTGAAAGAAGCATGCCACCAAGAACAAggctcttaccacttgagccaacccctaggggttcgTACAGGGATAATTCAT
This window harbors:
- the LOC121265613 gene encoding ras-related protein RABA1f, producing the protein MGAYRADDDYDYLFKVVLIGDSGVGKSNLLSRFTRNEFSLESKSTIGVEFATRSIRVDDKVVKAQIWDTAGQERYRAITSAYYRGAVGALLVYDVTRHVTFENVERWLKELRDHTDANIVIMLVGNKADLRHLRAVATEDAKAFAERESSFFMETSALESMNVENAFTEVLTQIYHVVSRKALDIGDDPAALPKGQTINVGTKDDVSAVKKVGCCSA